Proteins from a single region of Cetobacterium ceti:
- a CDS encoding ParA family protein, with product MGKIITIKNNKGGVGKTFLTAQLAAGIACVDKKILILTSDPQNNIFDYLLKGDVSFKKGLKAEVANGSGEYFRLRRDLYFLPLEDVKFSNSFLKELPNFLKNVKEEFDYIFIDSIPTLKIDNIFLENSDSIIIPAYADEVTLKSVITLLDEIDITKVKAIVINRYKETAIQKRYYESLKNDLAETPILITEPVKSLSFIEGMQEDRKTIWEYSNKTAEYVQDIFLKIMNIL from the coding sequence TTGGGAAAAATAATAACTATAAAAAATAATAAAGGAGGAGTTGGGAAAACCTTCCTTACTGCTCAACTTGCAGCGGGAATTGCTTGTGTTGATAAGAAAATTTTAATATTAACATCAGACCCTCAGAATAATATTTTTGACTATCTATTAAAAGGGGATGTGTCTTTTAAAAAAGGGTTAAAAGCTGAAGTAGCTAATGGAAGTGGAGAATATTTCAGATTGAGAAGAGATTTATATTTCTTACCTTTAGAGGATGTAAAATTTTCAAATTCATTTTTAAAGGAGTTACCAAATTTTTTGAAAAATGTTAAAGAAGAGTTTGATTACATATTCATTGATAGTATTCCAACATTGAAGATAGATAATATATTTTTAGAAAATTCAGATTCGATTATTATTCCCGCTTATGCAGATGAAGTAACATTAAAAAGTGTAATTACTTTATTAGATGAAATAGATATAACTAAAGTTAAAGCAATAGTAATTAATAGATATAAAGAAACGGCTATTCAAAAAAGATATTATGAAAGCTTAAAAAATGATTTAGCAGAAACACCGATATTGATTACAGAGCCAGTTAAAAGTCTATCCTTTATCGAAGGGATGCAAGAAGATAGAAAAACGATTTGGGAATATTCAAATAAGACAGCAGAATATGTTCAAGATATTTTTTTAAAAATAATGAATATATTATAA